Part of the Sulfobacillus acidophilus DSM 10332 genome, ACCCTCGACGACCTCGACAACCCCCGGTTCTTGAGAAAATTCGGGAAAGGTTTGGTCGTAGTCGATAGCGGGCGGAGTATCTTGAGGAGTATCGGAATTACCCCAAGCGGCGACCGCCGACCAAAAATGCTCGCCTTCGGCTTCGACACTGTCGACGGCTCCTGGCGCCGGCGTGCCGTAAGGCGGATGAATCACCTGAGATTCGACCGGCGGATGCCCGACGGGCTCCTGGGCCGCTTGGCACGTTAGGCAATAGATGGCTTCCGGCATGGCCGTCAGACGATCCGCCGGAATCATCCGGCCGCAATGGTCGCAGACACCGTAGGTCCCTTCACGGATTTTTTCCATCGCCCGGGTGATTTGGGCAATATGCTGGTTGATGTCCCAAGCCAGGCCCAGGTCCATTTCGCGACTGACGGTGTCTGTTCCTAAATCGGCCGGATGATTATCGTAAGAACTTAAGGCGCCGACACTGTCGGTTTCACTTTGGCCTAATTGGTGTAATAACCGGTCGCGTAGCAGAGACAGTTCTTGCAGCCGAGCGGCCAATCCACCGGGAATCGCATCCACGCTATTCAGCTCTCCTCTCGTTATCCGGTGATACGCCAAAACCAGCGCCAGACCCCTTGACCCCATCCTAAGGCCGGCACCGACGCCGTGGGATAGAGCGAGACCGTCATGAGGACCTGAGACCCCTGCTTGACCACGATTTTCCCTATCGGTCGGGTGGTGGTTACCGGTGCCCCGACTTCTGGCGGGATGACCACGGTCCGGGTTAACGCGGTTTGGTCTTTAGGTACGGTTACATAGGCGTCAGATGTGGCCTGCACCCCGACCATCCGCTGAGTCCCCCGCCGAATGCGCACCGTTCCGAAGAGTTGTCCCTTGCGCGCGATCGCGACGGTTTCATAGTGCATAAATCCCCACGTCATTAATTCCGCGGCATCGTGAAAGCGGTTTTTGGAGCTGGGGGCGCCCAATATCACGGAGACCATGCGGGTGTCGCCCCGTTTGGCGGTGGCCACCAGACAAAAGCCCGCCTGCGAGGTATATCCGGTTTTCAGTCCATCGGTCCCCGGGTAGGTGCGAAGCAGCCGATTACTGTTGACCAACCACAACGTGCCGCCTTTACCGTTACGGATGGTTCGGTCTTCTCGCATTCGGGTATAGTCGAGAAGGCCCGGGGTGTGAAGCGCATGGAGCGCTAAAATGCCTAAGTCGTGGGCGGTCGTGTAATGATTGGGATCATGAAGCCCGTGAGGGTTGGCAAAATGAGTCGACACCATCCCCCATTGGCGCGCCGTTCGATTCATTTCGGCGACAAAGGCGTCAGGGGAGCCGGCCAAGTATTCTCCCAGGGCATAGGCGGCGTCATTGGCGGACCCGACCGCCACGGCCCGAATCAGTTGTTCTACGGTCATCCGTTCCCCGGGCTCTAACCAAATTTGCGAGCCGCCGACGCGATAGGCTTCTTCGGATACGGGGACCAATTCGTTGAGTCCGAGCTTTTTGGCGTGCACCGCTTGCAAAACCAAGACTAAGGTCATCAGCTTGGTCACGCTGGCCATCGGCAGTTTTTCATAGGCGTTTTTTTCATACAGCACGCGCCCCGATTGACCGTCTAATAATTCCGCGGCTTTCGCGCTAACGGGCGCCGGCGGGGTAAGATTGGCCGCGTAAACCCCTCCTCCACTTGTACCTAGCGGGATCCATCCCAGAATACCGGCGAACAGCCAGACGCTCCAGTGTTTTTGTCGCACATCCATTCCCCCAGCCCAAAATTTGAGGCTAGTATCGGCATGCGCTCCCGCTTTCATACCTCCCTTCAGGCCCGCGGATGGGTTCGATCATAGAGAGGGCGTAGGCGTGATTTCGAGACGTGGGTGTAGATTTGTGTGGTCGAAATATCTTGGTGACCCAACAGTTCTTGCACGGCCCGTAAATCCGCCCCATTTTCCAAGAGATGGGTGGCAAACGAATGGCGGATCACGTGAGG contains:
- a CDS encoding Serine-type D-Ala-D-Ala carboxypeptidase (PFAM: D-alanyl-D-alanine carboxypeptidase; Penicillin-binding protein 5, C-terminal domain~COGs: COG1686 D-alanyl-D-alanine carboxypeptidase~InterPro IPR001967:IPR012907~KEGG: aac:Aaci_1748 serine-type D-Ala-D-Ala carboxypeptidase~PFAM: Peptidase S11, D-alanyl-D-alanine carboxypeptidase A; Peptidase S11, D-Ala-D-Ala carboxypeptidase A, C-terminal~PRIAM: Serine-type D-Ala-D-Ala carboxypeptidase~SPTR: Serine-type D-Ala-D-Ala carboxypeptidase), giving the protein MKAGAHADTSLKFWAGGMDVRQKHWSVWLFAGILGWIPLGTSGGGVYAANLTPPAPVSAKAAELLDGQSGRVLYEKNAYEKLPMASVTKLMTLVLVLQAVHAKKLGLNELVPVSEEAYRVGGSQIWLEPGERMTVEQLIRAVAVGSANDAAYALGEYLAGSPDAFVAEMNRTARQWGMVSTHFANPHGLHDPNHYTTAHDLGILALHALHTPGLLDYTRMREDRTIRNGKGGTLWLVNSNRLLRTYPGTDGLKTGYTSQAGFCLVATAKRGDTRMVSVILGAPSSKNRFHDAAELMTWGFMHYETVAIARKGQLFGTVRIRRGTQRMVGVQATSDAYVTVPKDQTALTRTVVIPPEVGAPVTTTRPIGKIVVKQGSQVLMTVSLYPTASVPALGWGQGVWRWFWRITG
- a CDS encoding transcriptional regulator, TraR/DksA family (PFAM: Prokaryotic dksA/traR C4-type zinc finger~COGs: COG1734 DnaK suppressor protein~InterPro IPR000962~KEGG: toc:Toce_1013 transcriptional regulator, TraR/DksA family~SPTR: Transcriptional regulator, TraR/DksA family) translates to MDAIPGGLAARLQELSLLRDRLLHQLGQSETDSVGALSSYDNHPADLGTDTVSREMDLGLAWDINQHIAQITRAMEKIREGTYGVCDHCGRMIPADRLTAMPEAIYCLTCQAAQEPVGHPPVESQVIHPPYGTPAPGAVDSVEAEGEHFWSAVAAWGNSDTPQDTPPAIDYDQTFPEFSQEPGVVEVVEGLVDENGEVLWDAWRTRPHRMAESTSAESDETPS